In the Opitutia bacterium genome, one interval contains:
- a CDS encoding DNA alkylation repair protein — protein MQLKDVLAELEAKGSEATKRIFLKHGAKEPFFGVKVADLKVIAKKIKGDQALALELYATGNGDAQYLAGIVADGAKMSRKELQSWADKAAWRMISNTIVPWVASENPDGLTLALQWIDAKKEALAQAGWSTLGAWVTTHADAELDMKLLTALLDRVVKTIHAQPDRVRQQMNYFVIAVGTYVAPLGDKAIAAARKIGPVAVDVGDTDCKIPEAESYIMKSRRGAAVAPKRKTVRC, from the coding sequence ATGCAACTCAAAGACGTGCTGGCCGAGCTGGAGGCGAAGGGGAGCGAGGCGACGAAGCGGATCTTCCTGAAGCATGGTGCCAAGGAGCCGTTCTTCGGCGTGAAGGTTGCCGACCTGAAAGTGATCGCCAAGAAGATCAAGGGCGACCAAGCGCTCGCGCTCGAACTCTACGCGACGGGAAACGGCGACGCGCAATACCTCGCGGGAATCGTGGCCGACGGCGCGAAGATGTCGCGGAAGGAATTGCAGAGCTGGGCGGACAAGGCGGCGTGGCGGATGATCTCGAATACCATCGTTCCGTGGGTGGCGTCCGAGAATCCCGACGGTCTTACGCTCGCGCTCCAATGGATCGACGCGAAGAAGGAGGCGTTGGCGCAAGCGGGTTGGTCCACGCTCGGCGCTTGGGTGACGACTCACGCCGATGCCGAGCTGGACATGAAGCTTTTGACCGCGTTGCTCGATCGCGTGGTGAAGACGATCCACGCGCAACCCGACCGCGTGCGGCAGCAGATGAACTATTTCGTGATCGCCGTCGGCACTTACGTCGCGCCGCTCGGCGACAAGGCCATTGCGGCCGCGCGGAAAATCGGCCCCGTCGCCGTCGATGTCGGCGACACTGACTGCAAAATTCCCGAGGCCGAGAGCTACATCATGAAGTCGCGTCGTGGCGCGGCGGTGGCACCGAAGCGGAAAACGGTGCGCTGCTGA
- a CDS encoding NAD(P)H-binding protein yields MIAITAATGQLGQLVVEQLLTQVPAAQVVAVVRDPARAAALAARGVTVRAASYDDAAALDRALAGIEKVLLISGNEFGRRTRQHANVIAAASRAGARLLVYTSLLRADATPLDLGPEHFATEQTIQRSGLPYMILRNGWYHENYTASIPAALAHGAFVGSAGAGRIASAARADYAAAAVVALTGGAELNRTYELAGDSAYTLAELAAELSRQTGKTIPYVNLPEAQFAEILLKAGLPPPLAHGIASWDTGASQGALFDDQKVLSRLIRRPTTPLADAIRAALAR; encoded by the coding sequence ATGATCGCCATCACCGCCGCCACCGGCCAACTCGGGCAGCTCGTCGTCGAGCAGCTCCTCACTCAAGTCCCCGCCGCACAAGTTGTCGCGGTCGTCCGCGACCCCGCCCGAGCCGCCGCGCTCGCCGCGCGTGGGGTGACCGTTCGCGCCGCCAGCTACGACGACGCCGCAGCGCTCGACCGCGCCCTCGCCGGCATCGAGAAAGTCCTGCTGATCTCCGGCAACGAATTCGGACGTCGCACGCGGCAGCACGCGAACGTCATCGCCGCCGCGAGTCGCGCCGGCGCGCGCCTCCTCGTCTACACGAGTTTGCTCCGCGCGGACGCGACGCCGCTCGATCTCGGCCCCGAACATTTCGCCACCGAGCAGACCATCCAGCGATCGGGCCTGCCCTACATGATCCTTCGCAATGGTTGGTATCATGAGAATTACACCGCTAGCATCCCGGCCGCACTGGCGCACGGCGCCTTCGTCGGCAGCGCTGGCGCGGGACGCATCGCCTCCGCTGCCCGCGCCGACTATGCGGCGGCTGCCGTCGTCGCGTTGACCGGCGGCGCCGAACTCAACCGCACCTACGAGCTGGCCGGGGACAGCGCCTACACGCTCGCCGAACTCGCCGCCGAGCTCTCCCGACAAACCGGTAAAACCATTCCTTACGTCAACCTGCCCGAGGCGCAGTTTGCCGAGATCCTGCTCAAGGCCGGACTTCCGCCTCCGCTCGCGCATGGCATCGCTTCTTGGGACACCGGCGCCTCGCAAGGCGCATTGTTCGACGACCAGAAGGTCCTCAGCCGTCTGATCAGGCGACCCACCACGCCGCTCGCTGACGCCATCCGCGCCGCGCTCGCCCGCTGA
- a CDS encoding helix-turn-helix transcriptional regulator, translated as MPASLALPPVEPGSGREERCPVRDVLDCIGDRWSLLTLSALEGGTLRFTELKRAIGDISQRMLAQTLRTLERDGYVTREVFPTIPPRVEYTLTELGESLLARVKPLVRWATENHARVRKARKAYVPPAAVTAL; from the coding sequence ATGCCTGCCAGCCTTGCCTTACCTCCCGTCGAACCGGGCTCCGGCCGCGAAGAGCGTTGCCCGGTCCGCGATGTTCTCGACTGCATCGGAGACCGCTGGAGTCTGCTGACACTCAGCGCACTCGAGGGCGGCACGTTGCGCTTTACCGAGCTGAAGCGGGCGATCGGCGACATCTCGCAACGGATGCTCGCCCAGACCTTGCGGACGTTGGAGCGGGATGGCTACGTGACGCGCGAAGTATTTCCGACGATTCCTCCCCGGGTCGAATACACGCTCACCGAACTCGGGGAGTCGCTGCTGGCCCGGGTGAAACCGCTCGTGCGCTGGGCGACGGAGAACCACGCGCGTGTGCGAAAGGCGCGCAAGGCCTACGTGCCTCCCGCAGCCGTCACGGCGCTCTGA
- a CDS encoding SRPBCC family protein yields MSTNAVHLHRVLRAAPEKIYRAFIDADAMCKWLPPFGFTARMFHCDAKVGGTFKMAFTNFTTGQSHSFGGTYHELVPGQRIRYTDKFDDPNLPGEMTVTIDLKPVLCGTDVSIAQTDIPEAIPAEMCYLGWQESLLQLAQVVEPAIKQ; encoded by the coding sequence ATGTCCACGAACGCCGTCCACCTTCACCGCGTCCTGCGCGCCGCGCCGGAAAAAATCTATCGCGCCTTCATCGATGCCGATGCCATGTGCAAATGGTTGCCGCCATTCGGCTTCACCGCCCGCATGTTTCACTGCGACGCCAAGGTCGGCGGGACCTTCAAGATGGCGTTCACTAATTTCACGACGGGACAATCGCACTCGTTCGGCGGCACCTATCACGAACTCGTGCCCGGTCAGCGGATTCGCTACACGGACAAATTCGACGACCCAAATCTCCCGGGCGAAATGACGGTGACGATCGACTTGAAACCGGTGCTCTGCGGCACCGACGTGAGCATCGCGCAAACGGATATTCCGGAGGCGATCCCGGCTGAGATGTGCTATCTCGGTTGGCAGGAGTCGCTCCTCCAACTCGCGCAAGTGGTCGAGCCGGCCATCAAGCAGTGA
- a CDS encoding IPT/TIG domain-containing protein, protein MSNSSATIATVTGVSPTSGPVAGGTLITITGTGLSGATAVIFGKVQGKVISASDTQVTATTPSMPSTGTWDVRVNVPTGKTPDNPSVTFQFETAAPQNVQFVVVNKTGVPNDLVYVKFLGANIAANSLAQNYAGTVPLANGGQTSSQSYSLAEMTSQLALPALPDPVANFTLNSYSGGRIYFSLINELNSTTIPAAQNPNDPDFSTVYAYVEPSVFPTPATGSTNIDASYVDFVGIPVSIAIKNATTGALANPPANNPLTSPSGMPLFNALTSDSNVPTGTQVAASGSATSTNGTTYTISQTARILSPSLYDASMISGATPYHGWTGSGSLIDNLRANVTALNVSSYVTSDQNVSVPTGTLFGFAGSTGTSIISSQWLAAQSYSMTATAVSDLNPNKANPRIPQLAGVSGIILSGSGSTVGAFSIYLTDQDLDAPTGIYGANPPYIVDWTSEPTPTAYPYNSIANDLSGRIVGDLLAGFNFGWAACTTTVAAQAQSSGTAANLTGSVFDVNTGALANTAIGQLSTGQFFYLLSLQPTTADVALWFGSNLQPSNANFYNNYASDFQSLTNAYNMAFTDRLQGSSDPDMFFSNGSTNYVEITLLPGAYTVASS, encoded by the coding sequence ATGTCCAATAGTTCCGCCACTATCGCCACCGTCACCGGTGTTTCACCCACTTCAGGTCCCGTCGCTGGCGGCACCCTCATCACGATCACTGGCACCGGTCTTTCCGGCGCCACGGCCGTGATCTTCGGCAAGGTTCAGGGCAAGGTCATCAGCGCCTCCGATACCCAGGTGACGGCCACGACCCCTTCGATGCCCAGCACGGGCACGTGGGACGTGCGCGTCAACGTCCCCACTGGCAAGACGCCGGACAATCCGAGCGTGACGTTCCAGTTCGAAACGGCGGCCCCGCAAAACGTCCAGTTCGTCGTCGTGAACAAGACCGGCGTGCCCAACGATCTCGTCTACGTGAAGTTTCTCGGCGCCAATATCGCGGCGAACTCACTGGCGCAGAACTACGCCGGCACGGTCCCGCTGGCCAACGGCGGCCAAACCTCGAGCCAATCCTACAGCCTCGCGGAGATGACCTCGCAGCTCGCGCTGCCTGCGTTGCCCGATCCCGTCGCCAATTTCACGCTCAACAGCTACTCCGGCGGCCGGATCTATTTCAGCCTCATCAACGAACTCAACTCGACCACGATACCCGCAGCGCAGAACCCGAACGATCCGGATTTCTCCACCGTCTACGCCTACGTCGAACCGTCCGTCTTCCCCACTCCCGCCACCGGCAGCACCAACATCGACGCCTCCTACGTCGACTTCGTCGGAATACCGGTCTCCATCGCGATCAAGAACGCGACGACCGGCGCCCTCGCCAACCCGCCGGCGAACAACCCCCTCACCAGTCCGTCGGGCATGCCCCTCTTCAACGCGCTGACGAGCGACTCCAATGTCCCGACCGGCACGCAAGTCGCGGCGAGCGGTTCGGCGACCAGCACCAACGGCACCACCTACACCATCTCCCAGACGGCGCGCATCCTTTCGCCGTCGCTCTACGATGCGTCGATGATCAGTGGCGCGACGCCGTATCACGGCTGGACCGGCTCGGGCAGCCTCATCGACAACCTCCGTGCGAACGTCACCGCACTCAACGTGTCGAGCTATGTCACCTCGGATCAAAACGTCAGCGTTCCCACCGGCACGCTGTTCGGGTTCGCGGGCAGCACCGGCACTTCGATCATCTCCTCCCAGTGGCTCGCGGCGCAGAGCTATAGCATGACCGCCACCGCCGTCTCCGATCTCAATCCCAACAAGGCAAACCCGCGCATTCCCCAGCTGGCCGGAGTATCGGGCATCATTCTCTCGGGGAGTGGCTCGACCGTGGGTGCTTTCAGCATCTACCTCACGGATCAGGATCTCGACGCGCCCACCGGCATCTACGGCGCCAACCCGCCCTACATTGTCGACTGGACCAGCGAGCCCACTCCGACTGCCTACCCCTACAACAGCATCGCGAACGATCTGAGCGGACGCATCGTCGGCGATCTGCTCGCGGGCTTCAACTTCGGCTGGGCCGCCTGCACCACCACCGTCGCCGCGCAGGCCCAAAGCAGCGGCACCGCCGCCAACCTCACTGGCTCGGTGTTCGACGTGAACACCGGCGCGCTGGCCAACACCGCGATCGGTCAACTGTCCACCGGCCAGTTCTTCTACCTGCTCTCGCTCCAGCCCACCACGGCCGACGTGGCGCTGTGGTTCGGCTCCAACCTCCAGCCGAGCAACGCCAATTTCTACAACAACTACGCGAGCGATTTCCAGAGCCTGACCAACGCCTACAACATGGCCTTCACGGACCGCCTGCAGGGCTCAAGCGATCCCGACATGTTCTTCTCCAACGGCTCCACCAACTACGTCGAGATCACGCTGCTCCCCGGCGCATACACCGTCGCGTCCTCCTGA
- a CDS encoding VOC family protein: MARVSTYLNFARETEAAFTFYKSVFQTEFAGPIMRFTDGPPCPGAPALAEADKQLVMHVALPTIGGHMLMGTDAPPSMGFTVNIGNNICINLEPDTRAETDRLFAALAVGGKVEMALQEMFWGAYWGTLTDKFGVKWMFNCMEKK, from the coding sequence ATGGCCCGCGTCTCCACCTACCTCAACTTCGCCCGCGAAACCGAAGCAGCGTTCACGTTCTACAAGTCGGTTTTCCAAACCGAGTTTGCCGGTCCCATCATGCGCTTCACCGACGGTCCTCCGTGCCCGGGCGCACCCGCGCTCGCCGAGGCCGACAAACAACTCGTGATGCACGTCGCCCTGCCGACGATCGGCGGGCACATGCTCATGGGCACCGACGCTCCGCCGTCGATGGGCTTCACCGTGAACATCGGGAACAACATCTGCATCAATCTCGAGCCCGACACGCGTGCGGAAACGGATCGGCTTTTCGCCGCGCTCGCGGTCGGCGGCAAGGTCGAGATGGCGCTGCAAGAGATGTTCTGGGGCGCCTACTGGGGCACGCTCACGGACAAGTTCGGTGTGAAGTGGATGTTCAATTGCATGGAGAAGAAGTGA
- a CDS encoding TlpA family protein disulfide reductase yields the protein MRALLLLLAAGCLSNVAARAANEIILRAADAQLTAPMQRIDGALQQPEKTSLAQSGTAVFVVTLPEAGDYFIEAEVNAPSSDANSFYINFDAAPEDPTMIWDIRKTYDFDRRPVTWRGKGGVDDDEFDPKFFSLSAGEHRLIVAGREPAKLRSLAIKRYLKPASGTLASIQEQYARQQNALFHALFRLDDNAAGEAAAAKLYAQAREDRERLNEAAIELAAARRDFPDGVAAVEWTLRSGGALDHPSGARLIELLRTDYLARPDIGPSLAYLAHYRLWSDDPRRRSVVALFQAAIDKNPSRDVRAQAALGLANYGKDDFDELERTGDSGAAALGARRAVEAMEAVQRDYADAPYLLDAAYIETIGAEAASQLVELRTLRVGLPAPEIADEDLDGARFKLSDYRGKVVLLVFWGTWCGPCMAAVPRERALVEKFQGRPFAIVGVNSDSNKDRARRAIAQEHMTWRSFWNGDDSHISKAWNVKGWPTVYLIDHRGVIRRRVFVASDSIDPVVAEAERDMLSSAEPHR from the coding sequence ATGCGCGCGCTGCTTCTCCTCCTGGCCGCCGGCTGCCTGTCGAACGTCGCCGCGCGAGCGGCGAACGAAATTATCCTTCGCGCGGCCGACGCCCAGCTCACCGCTCCGATGCAGCGGATCGACGGCGCGCTCCAGCAGCCCGAGAAAACGTCGCTGGCGCAGTCCGGCACTGCGGTGTTCGTCGTCACCCTGCCGGAGGCCGGCGACTATTTCATCGAAGCCGAGGTGAACGCACCCAGCAGCGACGCGAACTCATTCTACATCAATTTCGATGCCGCGCCGGAAGACCCGACGATGATTTGGGATATTCGAAAAACCTACGACTTTGATCGACGCCCGGTCACATGGCGCGGCAAAGGCGGCGTCGATGACGACGAGTTCGATCCGAAGTTCTTTTCCCTCTCCGCCGGCGAGCATCGATTGATCGTCGCGGGACGCGAACCGGCGAAGCTCCGAAGCCTCGCCATCAAGCGTTACCTCAAGCCCGCGTCGGGCACGCTGGCTTCCATCCAGGAACAATACGCCCGGCAGCAAAACGCGCTTTTCCACGCCCTGTTTCGATTGGACGACAACGCCGCCGGTGAAGCCGCCGCGGCGAAGCTCTACGCCCAAGCGCGCGAAGATCGCGAGCGACTAAACGAAGCGGCCATCGAGCTTGCGGCCGCCCGCCGCGATTTCCCCGATGGCGTGGCGGCAGTGGAGTGGACCCTGCGCAGCGGCGGAGCCCTCGATCATCCTTCGGGCGCGCGCCTCATCGAACTTCTGCGCACCGACTACCTCGCGCGTCCGGACATCGGCCCTTCCCTCGCCTACCTTGCCCACTACCGGCTCTGGTCGGACGATCCGCGACGGCGATCCGTCGTCGCGCTCTTCCAAGCCGCGATCGACAAGAATCCGAGCCGGGACGTTCGGGCCCAAGCCGCACTCGGGCTGGCGAACTACGGGAAGGACGATTTCGACGAGTTGGAACGCACGGGCGATTCTGGGGCGGCAGCGCTAGGCGCGCGCCGCGCCGTCGAGGCCATGGAAGCCGTCCAACGCGACTACGCGGACGCGCCCTATCTTCTCGACGCGGCATACATCGAAACGATCGGCGCGGAGGCCGCCAGCCAGCTCGTCGAATTGCGCACATTGCGCGTCGGCCTGCCGGCGCCGGAGATTGCGGATGAGGATTTGGACGGTGCGCGATTCAAGCTGAGCGACTATCGCGGCAAGGTCGTGCTGCTCGTCTTCTGGGGCACGTGGTGCGGACCGTGCATGGCTGCGGTCCCGCGCGAACGGGCTCTCGTTGAGAAATTTCAAGGCCGTCCGTTCGCCATCGTCGGCGTGAACAGCGACTCGAACAAGGATCGCGCGCGCCGCGCTATTGCGCAGGAGCACATGACCTGGCGCTCGTTCTGGAACGGCGACGATAGCCACATTTCCAAGGCGTGGAACGTGAAAGGCTGGCCGACTGTTTACCTGATCGACCATCGGGGAGTGATTCGCCGGCGGGTGTTCGTGGCCAGCGACTCGATCGACCCAGTCGTTGCCGAAGCCGAGCGCGACATGCTGTCTTCGGCGGAGCCGCACCGCTAG
- a CDS encoding alpha/beta hydrolase — translation MKSLVARLIIFVAVSASALPAEAPRFSPHVVPNSELRALPTNAHGRTYQLHIGLPGSYREHPTRRYPVVFVTDAYWDFQKIDAIRGSLVYDRVAPEFIIVGLGYAGEKLDYDRLRRWELSPVPLGQGDDAADSGHAADFLRVLESEIIPFVEREYRTDPAHRVLAGASMGGLFALYAMYTKPELFTGYIAASPAVVFGDDWLLGYADRFAATKRPLPVRLFVSGGGDESPGFLGGVTRFNEHLTAHRPEGLAYQFRIIEGARHSGMQFESYVRGLTFVFAPLAPESGPSR, via the coding sequence ATGAAATCCCTGGTTGCCCGGTTGATCATTTTCGTCGCGGTGAGCGCGTCTGCGTTGCCTGCGGAAGCGCCGAGATTTTCGCCGCACGTCGTCCCGAACTCGGAGCTCCGGGCGTTGCCGACGAACGCGCACGGCCGCACCTACCAGTTGCACATCGGCCTGCCCGGCAGCTACCGCGAGCACCCGACGCGGCGCTACCCGGTCGTCTTCGTGACGGATGCCTACTGGGATTTTCAAAAGATCGACGCGATCCGCGGCTCGCTGGTCTACGACCGGGTGGCGCCCGAGTTCATCATCGTGGGACTCGGCTACGCGGGCGAGAAACTGGACTACGATCGCCTGCGCCGGTGGGAACTGTCGCCGGTGCCGCTGGGGCAGGGTGACGACGCCGCGGACTCGGGGCATGCTGCGGACTTTCTGCGCGTGCTCGAGAGCGAGATCATCCCCTTCGTCGAACGCGAGTATCGCACCGATCCGGCGCACCGGGTGTTGGCGGGCGCATCGATGGGCGGCCTCTTCGCCCTCTACGCGATGTATACGAAGCCCGAGCTGTTCACGGGCTACATTGCCGCGTCGCCGGCCGTGGTCTTCGGCGACGATTGGCTGCTGGGTTACGCGGACCGATTCGCCGCGACGAAGCGTCCGTTGCCCGTGCGCTTGTTCGTGAGCGGCGGCGGCGACGAGTCGCCCGGTTTCCTCGGCGGCGTCACCCGATTCAACGAACACCTCACCGCCCATCGTCCCGAGGGTCTCGCTTATCAGTTTCGAATAATCGAAGGCGCGCGACACTCGGGCATGCAATTCGAGTCCTACGTGCGCGGGCTGACCTTCGTCTTCGCACCACTGGCACCGGAGTCGGGGCCGAGTCGCTGA
- a CDS encoding MFS transporter, with amino-acid sequence MSLPRTAGLLLVIIYLGFVSLGLPDGTLGVAWPAVYPELGLPVGLAGALMFVGTLMTATAGFSSGWLIAKFRTGPVLLVSCLLTSGAMLLLSQAHGAALLFGAAIPLGLGGGAVDAGLNGYVARHYSGRHMNWLHACWGIGATTGPLLMGHALAAAHGWRAGYLLIGAIQGGLAVLFFATLGLWEKVPEHAADAQRTETRNAPTLTASSFAGWLSTVIFALYTGAEVCIGLWAGTILVASRGLAPERAALWVACYYGAITGGRILVGFVHGRWTNRAAVRAGTLLAAASVLGFALGGAGPVATVSLALLGLGFAPIYPGLMHEVPRRFAPAAVQTVIGRQSGAGALGAALFPALAGAIAQRALEGIVVLVVALIVALVGAAWWLDRRT; translated from the coding sequence ATGTCACTGCCGCGCACGGCCGGGCTTCTCCTGGTCATCATCTATCTCGGATTCGTGAGCCTCGGTTTGCCCGACGGAACGCTGGGCGTCGCGTGGCCTGCGGTCTATCCGGAGTTGGGTTTGCCGGTCGGTCTCGCGGGGGCGTTGATGTTTGTCGGCACCTTGATGACGGCGACCGCTGGATTCTCGAGTGGCTGGCTGATCGCGAAGTTTCGCACCGGTCCGGTGCTGCTGGTGAGTTGCCTGCTGACCTCCGGAGCGATGCTGCTGCTGTCGCAGGCGCACGGCGCGGCCCTGCTTTTCGGCGCCGCGATACCGCTCGGGCTCGGCGGAGGCGCGGTGGATGCGGGACTCAATGGTTACGTCGCGCGACACTACTCGGGGCGGCACATGAACTGGCTGCACGCGTGCTGGGGCATCGGGGCGACAACCGGACCGTTGCTGATGGGGCACGCGTTGGCCGCCGCACATGGCTGGCGCGCCGGATACCTGTTGATCGGGGCGATCCAAGGAGGATTGGCCGTGCTGTTCTTCGCGACGCTTGGACTCTGGGAGAAGGTGCCGGAGCATGCGGCCGACGCGCAGCGAACGGAAACGAGGAACGCTCCGACGCTCACGGCGTCATCGTTCGCGGGCTGGTTGTCGACGGTGATTTTCGCGCTCTACACCGGGGCGGAAGTTTGCATCGGGCTCTGGGCGGGCACGATTCTCGTCGCCAGCCGCGGACTCGCGCCGGAGCGCGCCGCACTGTGGGTGGCGTGCTATTACGGAGCGATCACGGGTGGGCGAATCCTCGTCGGGTTTGTGCACGGACGCTGGACGAATCGCGCGGCGGTGCGTGCGGGCACGTTGCTGGCGGCGGCGAGCGTGCTCGGTTTCGCGTTGGGCGGCGCGGGGCCGGTCGCAACGGTTTCGCTGGCGCTGCTGGGGCTCGGGTTCGCGCCGATCTATCCGGGGTTGATGCACGAGGTGCCGCGGCGTTTCGCGCCGGCAGCGGTGCAAACGGTCATTGGCCGGCAGTCGGGCGCGGGCGCGCTCGGTGCGGCGTTGTTTCCCGCGCTCGCCGGCGCGATCGCACAACGCGCGCTGGAAGGCATCGTCGTGCTCGTCGTCGCGTTGATCGTGGCGCTGGTGGGCGCCGCTTGGTGGCTGGATCGGCGGACGTGA
- a CDS encoding M50 family metallopeptidase: protein MSPTQQGSFRLFRFRGIDVHVHWSWFIVAIYSVSQRVPGYESPVWALFEYLMLFVVVTLHEFGHALACRQVGGSANQIVLWPLGGVAYVAPPQRPGATLWSIAAGPLVNVVLLPVFIGAAWACGAAGLFEAMPDFARFMRALIIMDVSLLIFNVLPVYPLDGGQILRSLLWYPLGRARSLQIATIVGLVGGVALAGLALWDRSIWLGVLAFYLLSQSWQSYKAAGELVKFERLPRRPEFKCPVCHASPPSGALWLCASCRGAFDAFATGGVCPHCQTEQKETTCPDCLSARPHRSWDATIVDA from the coding sequence ATGTCGCCCACCCAGCAAGGGTCTTTTCGTCTGTTTCGCTTCCGAGGAATCGATGTCCACGTGCATTGGTCGTGGTTCATCGTCGCGATCTATTCCGTCTCGCAACGCGTGCCGGGTTACGAGTCGCCCGTGTGGGCGCTGTTCGAATACCTGATGCTCTTCGTGGTGGTGACGCTGCACGAGTTCGGCCACGCGCTGGCGTGCCGGCAGGTGGGTGGCAGCGCGAATCAGATCGTGCTGTGGCCGCTGGGCGGCGTGGCCTACGTGGCGCCGCCGCAACGGCCGGGGGCGACGCTGTGGAGCATCGCGGCCGGCCCTCTGGTCAACGTGGTCCTGTTGCCGGTGTTCATCGGCGCGGCGTGGGCCTGTGGTGCGGCCGGGTTGTTCGAGGCGATGCCGGACTTCGCGCGATTCATGCGTGCGCTCATCATCATGGATGTGAGCCTGCTGATCTTCAATGTGCTGCCGGTTTACCCGCTCGATGGCGGGCAAATCCTGCGCTCGCTGCTCTGGTATCCGCTCGGCCGGGCGCGCAGCCTGCAGATCGCGACCATCGTCGGACTTGTGGGCGGGGTGGCGCTCGCGGGCCTCGCGTTGTGGGATCGATCGATTTGGCTGGGGGTGCTCGCGTTCTACCTGTTGTCGCAATCGTGGCAGAGCTACAAGGCGGCGGGGGAGCTGGTGAAGTTCGAGCGACTGCCGCGGCGGCCGGAGTTCAAATGCCCGGTGTGCCACGCGTCGCCGCCGAGCGGGGCGCTGTGGCTGTGCGCCTCGTGTCGCGGCGCGTTCGATGCGTTCGCCACCGGCGGGGTTTGTCCGCACTGCCAAACGGAGCAGAAGGAGACCACGTGCCCGGATTGCCTGAGCGCGCGCCCGCACCGCTCGTGGGACGCGACGATCGTGGATGCGTAA